In the Halodesulfovibrio sp. MK-HDV genome, one interval contains:
- the nuoF gene encoding NADH-quinone oxidoreductase subunit NuoF, whose amino-acid sequence MTHVTPQKLTEMQQEYAARISEPNIRHLLICGGTGCHATGSLKVKDALHEEIAKHGLEDTVRIVETGCNGFCALGPLMVVHPDNVFYQKMTRDDVAEIVSEHLVNHKPIERLMYKDPQSKKRVPLFSDIPFFALQKPWTLRNKGIINPESIEDYIGREGYIGLSKVLLEMQPSDIIDEMKAAGIRGRGGAGFPTGMKWSFAAQNDSDIKYVLCNADEGDPGAFMDRSILEADPHAVLEGMTIAARAINATEGYIYCRSEYPLAIKRVQIAIDQAREMGLLGENIMGTGFSFDIFIYQGAGAFVCGEETALMRSIEGKRGMPIPRPPFPAAQGLWKKPTILNNVETLANVAQIMVNGGKWYSSIGTENSKGTKVFALSGDVNNIGLVEVPMGTSLRSIVYDIGGGIPKKRKLKAVQLGGPSGGCIPEEHMDVVVDYEEIAKVGAIMGSGGVIVMDDKTCMVDMARFFLEFIQEESCGKCTPCREGTRRQLEILERICEGHGKPEDISLIEELSEMITGSALCGLGQTASNPVLSVLRHFREEFEAHIFDKKCPAKRCPALVEFKVIDERCKKCGKCASVCPVGAVDWKKKEVAKINTDLCVQCMSCYSACPFDAID is encoded by the coding sequence ATGACACATGTAACTCCTCAAAAGCTTACAGAGATGCAGCAGGAATATGCTGCTCGTATCTCCGAGCCGAATATTCGCCATCTTTTGATTTGCGGCGGTACAGGCTGCCATGCCACCGGCAGTTTGAAAGTGAAAGATGCGCTGCACGAAGAAATTGCAAAGCACGGGCTGGAAGATACTGTTCGTATTGTCGAAACAGGTTGTAACGGTTTCTGTGCGCTTGGCCCATTGATGGTTGTTCATCCTGATAATGTTTTTTATCAGAAAATGACCAGAGATGATGTTGCTGAAATCGTCAGTGAGCATCTTGTTAATCATAAGCCGATTGAACGTCTTATGTATAAAGATCCGCAGTCTAAAAAGCGGGTTCCACTCTTCTCCGACATTCCATTTTTTGCATTACAGAAGCCATGGACGCTGCGCAATAAGGGGATCATTAATCCTGAATCCATCGAAGACTATATTGGTCGCGAAGGGTATATCGGGCTCTCTAAAGTCCTGCTGGAGATGCAGCCGTCTGACATTATCGATGAGATGAAAGCGGCCGGTATTCGTGGTCGTGGCGGTGCCGGTTTCCCGACTGGCATGAAATGGTCTTTTGCAGCACAGAACGACAGTGACATTAAATATGTGCTCTGTAACGCGGACGAGGGTGACCCCGGCGCGTTTATGGACAGAAGTATTCTGGAAGCTGATCCTCATGCTGTGCTGGAAGGGATGACCATTGCTGCACGCGCGATTAATGCAACAGAAGGCTATATTTACTGTCGCTCAGAATATCCGCTTGCTATTAAACGTGTACAAATTGCCATTGATCAAGCTCGCGAAATGGGTTTGCTCGGTGAAAATATTATGGGCACGGGCTTCTCTTTTGACATCTTTATCTATCAGGGTGCCGGTGCGTTTGTGTGTGGTGAAGAAACCGCACTTATGCGCTCCATCGAAGGCAAACGGGGCATGCCAATTCCGCGTCCTCCGTTCCCGGCCGCTCAGGGTCTATGGAAGAAACCTACCATTCTTAACAACGTAGAAACCCTTGCAAACGTCGCGCAGATTATGGTTAACGGCGGCAAGTGGTATTCCTCCATTGGTACAGAGAACAGCAAGGGCACAAAAGTGTTCGCACTTTCCGGCGATGTCAATAATATCGGACTGGTTGAAGTACCTATGGGCACTTCACTGCGTTCCATTGTGTACGATATTGGCGGCGGTATCCCTAAGAAACGCAAGCTGAAAGCTGTGCAGCTTGGTGGTCCTTCCGGCGGGTGTATTCCAGAAGAGCATATGGATGTTGTTGTCGACTACGAAGAAATCGCTAAAGTTGGTGCCATCATGGGCTCCGGCGGTGTTATCGTGATGGATGACAAAACCTGCATGGTCGATATGGCTCGTTTCTTCCTTGAGTTTATTCAGGAAGAATCTTGCGGTAAATGTACCCCGTGTCGAGAGGGCACACGTAGGCAGTTGGAAATTCTGGAACGTATTTGCGAAGGACATGGTAAACCGGAAGATATTTCTCTGATTGAAGAGTTGTCTGAAATGATTACCGGTTCAGCGTTATGCGGACTGGGGCAGACTGCTTCCAACCCTGTTCTTTCTGTTCTCCGTCATTTCCGTGAAGAATTTGAAGCGCATATCTTTGATAAGAAATGTCCAGCCAAGCGCTGTCCGGCGCTGGTGGAATTCAAAGTAATTGATGAGCGTTGTAAAAAATGCGGCAAATGTGCGTCTGTCTGTCCTGTTGGGGCAGTGGATTGGAAGAAGAAAGAAGTTGCAAAAATCAATACGGATTTGTGTGTGCAGTGTATGAGCTGTTACTCCGCATGTCCGTTTGATGCCATAGATTAG